A window of Fictibacillus halophilus contains these coding sequences:
- a CDS encoding MarR family winged helix-turn-helix transcriptional regulator: MKVVADSRNVLMEVERIEKAFNEIMDVIKPEIWEEEEITSTQFQILKTLSSREKWTVSEIADAMKVRASATTVIIDRLVKRGLVDRYRSDLDRRIVYVQLNETGLTAFHAIQEKRNGVLIKYMSQLTDKQLADMVQCIEHLSSIVKN, from the coding sequence GTGAAAGTGGTAGCAGATAGTAGAAATGTATTAATGGAAGTAGAGCGTATAGAGAAAGCGTTTAATGAGATCATGGACGTGATAAAGCCTGAGATTTGGGAAGAAGAAGAGATAACTTCTACTCAATTCCAAATATTAAAGACTTTATCTTCACGTGAAAAATGGACGGTTTCTGAAATTGCTGACGCTATGAAAGTACGTGCAAGTGCTACTACCGTTATCATCGACCGACTCGTTAAAAGAGGATTAGTAGATCGTTATCGCTCTGACCTTGATCGAAGAATTGTTTACGTGCAACTAAATGAAACCGGTTTAACAGCGTTTCATGCAATTCAAGAAAAAAGAAACGGTGTACTGATCAAGTACATGTCACAGCTCACTGATAAACAGCTCGCGGATATGGTTCAATGTATTGAACACCTTTCTTCAATCGTAAAGAACTAA
- a CDS encoding inorganic phosphate transporter, which translates to MDTILLITVLVVIGALAFDFINGFHDTANAIATSVSTKALTPRRAIILAAVMNFVGAMTFTGVAKTITKDIVDPFTLPNGSVVILAALIAAIAWNLITWYYGIPSSSSHAIIGSIAGAAIAAAGFEALHYSGFLKIIYGLLLSPILAFIVGFIFYHVIKLVFKNTNLTKTNNGFRKVQVATAALQAYSHGTNDAQKAMGIITMALIANGYTDSTDIQTWVQVSCALAMGLGTSVGGWKIIKTVGGKIMKIRPVNGVSADLTGASVIFGASFLGIPVSTTHVITSSILGVGASHRLKGVKWGTAKTMIITWFITLPISATLAALSYLVLNLIF; encoded by the coding sequence ATGGATACAATATTACTGATTACCGTTCTTGTTGTTATTGGTGCTTTAGCATTTGATTTTATCAACGGATTTCATGATACTGCAAATGCCATTGCTACATCCGTTTCAACAAAAGCACTAACACCAAGAAGAGCAATTATTTTAGCTGCTGTCATGAACTTTGTCGGGGCCATGACATTTACAGGTGTTGCAAAAACGATTACAAAAGATATCGTTGACCCTTTTACACTTCCTAACGGGTCAGTTGTTATTTTGGCTGCTCTTATTGCGGCGATTGCTTGGAACTTGATTACTTGGTATTACGGAATTCCAAGTTCATCTTCTCATGCAATCATTGGTTCAATCGCTGGTGCTGCCATCGCAGCTGCTGGTTTTGAAGCACTTCACTATTCTGGATTTCTAAAGATCATTTATGGCTTGCTGCTTTCACCAATCTTAGCATTTATTGTTGGTTTTATTTTTTATCATGTTATTAAGCTAGTATTTAAAAATACAAATCTAACAAAAACGAACAATGGTTTCCGTAAAGTACAGGTAGCTACAGCTGCTCTTCAAGCATACTCACACGGAACGAACGATGCACAAAAAGCTATGGGTATCATCACGATGGCGTTAATCGCGAACGGCTACACAGATAGTACAGATATCCAGACTTGGGTACAGGTATCTTGTGCACTTGCTATGGGTCTTGGTACATCTGTTGGTGGTTGGAAAATCATCAAGACGGTTGGCGGAAAGATCATGAAGATCCGCCCTGTTAACGGGGTATCTGCTGATTTAACGGGAGCTTCTGTTATCTTTGGTGCATCATTCTTAGGTATTCCTGTAAGTACAACCCACGTTATCACTTCTTCTATCTTAGGGGTTGGTGCGTCTCACCGATTAAAAGGTGTTAAATGGGGAACGGCTAAGACGATGATCATTACATGGTTCATTACACTGCCAATCTCAGCAACATTGGCAGCTCTATCTTATCTTGTACTAAACTTAATCTTTTAA
- a CDS encoding heavy metal translocating P-type ATPase, with amino-acid sequence MELSARTQLLMATMSGIFILTAWMMEKYSDSPYYVLFYLLAFIVGGYAKAVEGIQESMKDRQLNVELLMMFAAIGSAAIGYWGEGAVLILIFAYSGALEMYTLQKSDKEIKALISLQPEEAWLLMEDKELRVEASSLEPGNLIKVKPGERVPADGIIVKGNSFINESALTGEPLPREVHTSSEVLAGTLNHSGLLEVSVTKHMKDSVFQRMIDLVNSAQNDAPPVQRKIEEFETKYVLFVLLAAALTFLVPGSIGIWSYSESLYRACVLLVVASPCALVASTMPALLASLSNAAKNGILFKSGVFLEKLSLVNVIAFDKTGTLTKGHPTVKHAEFLHSSWSKEELNSIIYEIEKNSIHPLAKAINEHLKIHQVKKPIELTAFEDVPGMGVKAHIQETIWKIGNREWTDITEKQECELLMKIDDATVDTGHTVVFVTANDQLVAYFLLGDTIRDETVKAIKDLQAKQILTIMLTGDSKRGAEKVGRIAKVDEIGYSCMPEDKVSTVKKWREKEAVVAMIGDGVNDAPALAIADIGVAMGMGSDAAIETADVVLVKNDLSKLLYAMQLSERLSRIIKQNIIFSISIIFLLLSANYLQLLTLPFGVIGHEGSTILVILNGLRLLK; translated from the coding sequence TTGGAACTCTCTGCACGTACACAACTGTTAATGGCAACAATGTCTGGTATCTTCATACTAACTGCTTGGATGATGGAAAAGTATTCAGATTCTCCTTATTATGTTCTCTTTTATCTGCTAGCCTTTATCGTAGGAGGCTATGCAAAAGCAGTTGAGGGCATTCAGGAAAGCATGAAAGACCGACAATTGAACGTCGAACTTCTTATGATGTTTGCCGCAATCGGATCTGCTGCAATCGGCTATTGGGGAGAGGGAGCTGTTCTGATCCTAATCTTTGCTTATTCTGGCGCTCTAGAAATGTACACTTTACAAAAAAGCGATAAAGAAATCAAAGCATTAATTTCTTTGCAGCCTGAAGAAGCATGGCTTTTAATGGAAGATAAGGAACTCAGAGTAGAGGCTTCGTCCTTAGAACCTGGTAACCTTATAAAAGTTAAGCCAGGAGAGCGGGTACCTGCAGATGGTATCATCGTAAAAGGAAATTCTTTTATTAATGAATCCGCTTTAACAGGTGAGCCTCTCCCTCGAGAGGTCCACACGTCATCGGAAGTATTAGCAGGAACTTTGAACCACTCTGGATTGTTAGAGGTTTCTGTTACAAAACACATGAAAGACTCAGTCTTTCAAAGAATGATAGACCTCGTGAATAGCGCCCAGAATGATGCTCCGCCTGTTCAAAGAAAAATAGAAGAGTTTGAAACAAAATATGTTCTATTTGTATTGTTGGCTGCAGCATTAACCTTTTTAGTGCCCGGTTCGATAGGAATTTGGAGTTATTCAGAATCTTTATACCGGGCTTGTGTTCTGTTAGTTGTCGCTTCTCCTTGTGCACTTGTAGCATCGACCATGCCTGCCTTACTTGCTTCGTTGTCTAACGCAGCTAAGAACGGAATCCTTTTTAAAAGTGGTGTCTTTTTGGAGAAACTGAGTTTAGTAAATGTTATTGCTTTTGACAAAACAGGTACGTTAACAAAAGGCCACCCCACTGTGAAACACGCTGAATTTCTCCATTCTTCTTGGAGTAAAGAAGAGTTAAACTCAATCATCTATGAAATTGAGAAAAATAGTATACATCCCCTTGCAAAAGCTATTAATGAACATCTAAAAATTCATCAAGTAAAAAAACCTATAGAACTGACTGCGTTTGAAGATGTGCCAGGGATGGGTGTGAAAGCTCACATTCAAGAAACCATTTGGAAAATAGGGAATCGTGAGTGGACGGACATCACAGAAAAACAAGAGTGTGAGCTACTGATGAAGATAGATGATGCAACAGTAGATACAGGACACACAGTTGTATTTGTAACAGCTAACGATCAGCTTGTAGCTTACTTTCTATTAGGAGATACTATTAGGGACGAGACGGTTAAAGCGATAAAAGATCTACAAGCAAAGCAAATCTTAACGATTATGCTGACTGGTGACTCTAAACGTGGAGCAGAAAAGGTCGGTAGGATCGCGAAGGTCGACGAAATCGGTTATTCGTGCATGCCTGAAGATAAAGTTAGCACCGTGAAAAAATGGAGAGAGAAAGAAGCCGTTGTGGCTATGATAGGAGATGGTGTGAACGATGCACCAGCACTCGCTATAGCGGATATAGGTGTTGCGATGGGGATGGGAAGCGACGCTGCCATTGAGACCGCAGATGTAGTACTCGTTAAAAATGATCTAAGTAAACTGCTTTATGCGATGCAGCTGTCTGAAAGATTATCAAGAATTATTAAACAAAATATCATATTTTCAATCAGTATCATTTTCCTTTTATTAAGTGCGAACTATTTACAGTTACTCACATTGCCGTTTGGAGTGATCGGGCATGAGGGAAGCACGATACTGGTAATTTTAAATGGACTGCGTTTATTAAAATAG
- the gnd gene encoding phosphogluconate dehydrogenase (NAD(+)-dependent, decarboxylating), whose protein sequence is MEIGLIGLGKMGFNMALNMNDKGNTVFATDVNKDTVKEISAEGVKGVDSIEELANSFTGRKAVILLVPAGEIVDQVIEQLKPHLTEGDIIVDAGNSMYKHTLRRYEELKASGIHLVDVGTSGGTDGARYGLCAMMGGDDDAVNYLAPLYEKICVEKGFMITGRAGSGHFLKMVHNGIEYGMMQAIGEGFEILDKSDFDYDYEAVSRVWNNGSVIRSWLIELMENAFSKQPKLEDIRGVMNSSGEGIWTVEAALDYQASAPVIALSQFMRFRSLEDDTFHGKVVAALRNEFGGHAVVKK, encoded by the coding sequence ATGGAAATCGGTTTAATCGGCCTTGGAAAAATGGGCTTCAATATGGCACTGAATATGAATGATAAAGGAAATACGGTTTTCGCTACAGATGTTAACAAAGATACAGTGAAAGAGATTTCAGCAGAAGGTGTTAAAGGTGTTGACTCAATCGAAGAACTAGCTAATTCTTTTACAGGAAGAAAAGCTGTTATTCTTCTAGTTCCAGCTGGAGAGATCGTTGACCAAGTAATTGAACAACTTAAGCCGCATTTAACTGAGGGCGATATCATCGTTGACGCTGGTAACTCCATGTACAAGCACACACTTCGCCGCTATGAAGAATTAAAAGCATCTGGTATCCATCTTGTAGACGTTGGTACGAGTGGAGGAACTGATGGAGCACGTTACGGTCTTTGTGCCATGATGGGTGGAGATGACGATGCAGTAAACTACCTTGCTCCCTTATACGAAAAGATCTGTGTGGAAAAAGGATTTATGATTACAGGACGTGCAGGATCTGGCCATTTCTTGAAGATGGTTCATAACGGAATCGAGTACGGTATGATGCAAGCAATCGGAGAAGGTTTTGAAATCCTTGATAAAAGTGACTTCGATTACGACTATGAAGCGGTTTCTAGAGTATGGAATAACGGATCCGTTATCCGTAGCTGGCTGATCGAACTAATGGAGAACGCATTCAGCAAACAGCCAAAACTTGAAGACATCCGCGGCGTGATGAATTCTTCAGGTGAAGGGATCTGGACAGTTGAAGCTGCTCTTGACTACCAAGCATCTGCTCCAGTTATCGCATTATCACAATTCATGCGTTTCCGTTCATTAGAAGACGATACGTTCCACGGTAAAGTCGTTGCAGCACTTCGTAACGAATTTGGTGGCCATGCAGTCGTGAAAAAATAA
- a CDS encoding cold-shock protein, translating into MAFFSKQPAEPIPDVETKVWACTSDGCSCWMRADYSLQKEPQCPICKSAMNEEVRMLPELKS; encoded by the coding sequence ATGGCTTTTTTTTCAAAACAACCTGCAGAGCCGATTCCAGACGTAGAAACGAAGGTTTGGGCATGTACGAGTGATGGATGCTCTTGCTGGATGCGCGCTGACTATTCTTTGCAAAAAGAACCGCAATGCCCCATTTGCAAATCTGCAATGAATGAAGAAGTTCGTATGCTTCCAGAACTAAAAAGTTAA
- a CDS encoding sulfite exporter TauE/SafE family protein: MKKIVMLALIGLLAQLIDGSLGMAYGVTSTTLLLVAGFSPALASASVHLSEVVTSAVSGYSHLKFGNVDIKTVKKLVIPGAIGAFLGAAFLSYIPSTVIKPYISLFLLGLGFYVLFRFLLVRVKVDIDTESTENRTKKMMYRPLGLVAGFMDATGGGGWGPITTPILLTQKNLTPSKAIGSVNFSEFAVSLSASIGFFLFIGWETLLWQVVVAMMLGGIIAAPFAAWLVQKLKPALLGVLAGGLIILTNLRTILNEFYSVDLFTEVSALVPLLLLWGILIVFAVRKKA; this comes from the coding sequence ATGAAAAAAATTGTAATGCTGGCTTTGATCGGACTTTTAGCTCAACTCATTGACGGTTCACTTGGCATGGCTTATGGAGTTACTTCTACTACTCTTCTTTTAGTAGCAGGGTTCTCACCAGCTTTAGCCTCTGCGTCTGTTCACTTATCAGAAGTTGTGACATCTGCTGTTTCAGGATACTCACACCTCAAATTCGGGAATGTCGATATAAAAACGGTAAAAAAGCTAGTGATTCCAGGGGCTATTGGTGCATTCTTAGGTGCTGCTTTTTTAAGTTATATTCCTTCTACTGTAATTAAACCGTACATCTCCTTATTTTTATTAGGGCTTGGCTTTTATGTTTTGTTCCGTTTTTTACTGGTAAGAGTGAAGGTGGATATAGATACCGAGTCTACAGAGAACAGGACTAAGAAAATGATGTATCGGCCATTAGGTCTAGTTGCTGGATTTATGGATGCAACAGGTGGCGGAGGATGGGGACCGATCACGACTCCTATTCTCTTGACTCAGAAAAACCTTACTCCCAGCAAAGCAATCGGCTCAGTAAATTTTAGTGAATTTGCGGTTTCATTATCTGCTTCTATCGGTTTCTTTTTGTTTATTGGATGGGAGACTTTGCTTTGGCAGGTCGTTGTTGCGATGATGCTAGGTGGAATCATTGCAGCTCCTTTTGCAGCGTGGCTGGTGCAGAAGTTAAAACCAGCGCTATTAGGCGTATTAGCTGGAGGTTTAATAATTCTAACGAACTTAAGAACGATTTTAAACGAATTTTATTCCGTAGATTTGTTTACCGAAGTTTCAGCTTTGGTGCCGCTTCTTCTCCTATGGGGTATTTTAATCGTATTTGCCGTTCGGAAAAAAGCATAA
- a CDS encoding helix-turn-helix transcriptional regulator → MSKIKRLERLLLSINSKKHFTLKELADEFGVSTRTIQRDLLNLIEMGLPIVSEFGPHGGYRIENDRILPPIGFTEMEASSILFSLQTFTETSFPFQTQSKSIVNKLHQFMPEDAKDNWTQIQKRLFVQLPLPPKNQVAPIILEASIKQKIVTILYTMKEQKLYSNIQLIGLFSENGEWYCPAYCYSLMDYHIFKLSDIKHAVINYEPIEVKDFTEVTIQNWASQISPRNYVRLEGELSLDGLRYCESHPILRQFITTNENGLYSLSGKILATYVDKVAEYLWSLKTSISIQSPKEIKEIHARWAKQISLQYEVILNM, encoded by the coding sequence ATGTCAAAGATAAAAAGACTGGAACGGCTACTGCTTTCCATAAACTCAAAAAAACATTTTACTTTAAAAGAATTAGCCGATGAATTTGGGGTATCTACTAGAACGATTCAACGAGATTTATTAAATCTTATTGAGATGGGCCTTCCCATCGTTTCTGAATTCGGACCACACGGCGGATATCGCATTGAAAATGACCGAATCCTGCCTCCTATCGGATTTACCGAAATGGAAGCTTCCTCTATTCTTTTTAGTTTACAAACATTCACTGAAACGAGTTTTCCATTTCAAACGCAAAGTAAATCTATTGTAAATAAACTTCATCAATTCATGCCAGAAGATGCAAAAGATAATTGGACACAGATTCAAAAACGACTTTTCGTTCAGCTTCCATTGCCTCCAAAGAACCAAGTTGCGCCAATCATTCTTGAAGCTTCTATTAAACAAAAGATTGTCACGATTTTATATACGATGAAAGAACAAAAATTGTATAGCAACATTCAACTGATCGGTCTTTTTAGCGAGAACGGTGAATGGTATTGTCCTGCATATTGTTATTCACTCATGGATTATCATATTTTTAAACTTTCTGATATTAAACATGCCGTAATTAACTACGAACCGATAGAAGTGAAAGATTTTACTGAAGTGACCATTCAAAATTGGGCATCTCAAATTTCACCAAGAAACTATGTTAGACTTGAAGGAGAACTCTCACTAGATGGATTGAGGTATTGTGAATCTCATCCTATTCTAAGACAGTTTATAACGACGAATGAAAATGGTTTATACAGTCTGTCAGGAAAAATATTGGCAACTTATGTTGATAAAGTTGCCGAGTATTTATGGTCGCTAAAAACAAGCATTTCGATACAATCTCCTAAAGAGATTAAAGAGATTCATGCACGTTGGGCGAAGCAAATCTCTCTTCAATATGAAGTTATTTTAAATATGTAA
- a CDS encoding spore germination protein — protein sequence MRNRRKRPIIRTHKKLTDMLADKKHVDHSSLRSKTISMESPLQNQETTEKVVGELIPVLHVMVDRVKSLLGDPMDLIVREFEFELEHKVTATLLFLEEMNDSQVLNEFILSPLMSLSSDKQSSPVPVNHALHYIKQNALALGRVLDVETEDELVEALLAGFSVLLVEGNMKGLKLGTTGGKVRGIEEPSSEVVIRGPKDSFTESIKTNISLIRRRVRSKDFRIEKYKIGEITHTDVAVVYLENIANPLLVKEIKERIEEVKTDGLLESGQLEEFIQDETVTVFPQFLNTERPDVVIGNLLEGRVGIIINGTPFVLIAPAQFIQFFQSSEDYYMRYDISTFLRLLRFSVFIISLIAPSIYIALTTFHQAMIPTTLLFGIAAQREGVPFPAIAEALVMEITFEILREAGIRMPRAVGVAVSIVGALVLGQAAVQAGLVSPAMVIVVGITAVASFAIPSFAVATSARLLRFPLMLISSIFGFYGLTLALIVIIAHLSSLRSFGYPYLSPFAPIQTQDLKDSLFRFPITKLFKRPKKLSKQNQTRTQPYTVKKKREEETTR from the coding sequence ATGCGAAATAGAAGAAAACGTCCAATTATTAGAACTCATAAAAAGTTAACAGATATGTTGGCAGATAAAAAGCATGTTGATCATTCTTCTCTTCGATCTAAAACCATTTCAATGGAAAGCCCATTACAAAATCAGGAAACAACTGAAAAGGTTGTCGGAGAGCTCATTCCAGTCTTGCATGTAATGGTTGACAGGGTAAAGTCACTCTTAGGTGACCCAATGGATTTAATCGTACGTGAGTTTGAATTCGAGTTAGAGCATAAGGTTACGGCAACCTTATTATTCTTAGAAGAAATGAACGATTCTCAAGTTTTAAATGAGTTTATTCTTTCACCACTGATGTCATTGTCATCAGATAAGCAATCTTCTCCAGTACCAGTTAATCATGCGTTACATTACATCAAACAAAATGCATTAGCACTAGGCAGAGTTTTAGATGTTGAAACAGAAGATGAACTAGTTGAAGCCCTTCTTGCTGGGTTCAGTGTTCTTTTAGTTGAAGGGAATATGAAAGGTCTTAAACTAGGTACGACCGGCGGAAAAGTTAGAGGGATAGAAGAGCCTTCATCAGAAGTTGTTATACGTGGACCGAAGGATTCATTTACAGAGTCGATCAAAACGAATATCTCTTTAATAAGACGAAGAGTTCGATCTAAAGATTTTAGAATTGAAAAATACAAAATAGGAGAGATAACACATACAGATGTAGCGGTAGTTTATCTAGAGAATATCGCTAATCCATTATTGGTCAAAGAGATCAAAGAAAGAATTGAAGAAGTGAAGACAGATGGCTTGCTAGAATCAGGTCAACTTGAAGAGTTTATTCAAGACGAGACCGTTACCGTTTTTCCTCAGTTTTTAAATACTGAACGACCAGATGTTGTTATTGGAAACCTGCTCGAAGGACGAGTGGGAATTATTATTAACGGAACACCGTTTGTTTTAATCGCTCCAGCACAATTTATACAGTTCTTTCAATCATCAGAAGACTATTATATGAGGTACGACATAAGTACATTTCTTCGTTTGTTGAGATTTTCGGTCTTTATTATTTCCTTGATCGCTCCATCAATTTATATTGCACTTACCACTTTTCATCAAGCCATGATTCCAACGACTCTTTTGTTTGGTATTGCTGCACAGCGTGAAGGTGTTCCGTTTCCAGCAATAGCAGAAGCGTTAGTGATGGAGATTACATTTGAAATTTTACGTGAAGCAGGAATTAGGATGCCCCGTGCGGTAGGGGTCGCCGTTTCGATCGTTGGGGCACTTGTATTAGGTCAAGCAGCTGTTCAAGCAGGACTTGTTTCACCTGCGATGGTTATCGTTGTAGGAATTACAGCTGTAGCCAGCTTTGCGATCCCATCGTTCGCTGTCGCCACATCAGCACGATTATTACGATTTCCGTTAATGCTGATCTCATCGATATTTGGTTTCTATGGTCTTACACTGGCTTTGATTGTAATCATCGCACATTTATCAAGTTTAAGATCTTTTGGTTATCCTTATTTAAGTCCTTTTGCACCGATACAGACACAGGATCTAAAGGATAGCTTGTTTCGTTTTCCTATTACAAAATTGTTCAAGAGACCAAAGAAGCTTTCAAAACAAAATCAAACACGTACACAACCTTATACAGTGAAGAAGAAAAGAGAGGAGGAGACAACGCGTTGA
- a CDS encoding DegV family protein codes for MARIAWITDSTSCITQEEAKELGIHIIPVSVIMENKIYKDGVDITPEEFYTKLESVSELPKTSQPTVGEFSDFYEVLKHSYDCGIAIHVSEKFSGTINGSRLGADMADFPVHIVDSKITSESMKQLLLKGKKLEDEGLEAQEIAALLREKADHVKGYVCIGSLEQLRKGGRLSGASFLVGNLLQIKPILTFDDGSLVPFEKIRTLKKAESRVLALFEEAALNKGAYGVSVVYSGSSEKAEDWLHLLKEKYPHISFNLGQLSPAIGVHVGAGTLGILWFEE; via the coding sequence ATGGCACGTATTGCTTGGATTACAGATAGTACAAGCTGCATCACACAGGAAGAAGCAAAAGAGCTTGGTATTCATATTATTCCTGTATCTGTCATCATGGAAAATAAAATTTATAAAGACGGTGTAGATATTACGCCGGAAGAATTTTATACAAAACTTGAAAGTGTCTCTGAACTGCCAAAAACGAGCCAACCAACAGTCGGTGAGTTCTCAGACTTTTATGAAGTTCTTAAACATAGTTATGATTGTGGAATTGCAATCCACGTGTCAGAGAAATTTAGTGGTACGATCAACGGTTCTAGACTTGGTGCAGACATGGCAGACTTTCCCGTACATATTGTAGATTCAAAGATAACATCAGAATCAATGAAACAACTTTTGTTAAAAGGGAAGAAGCTTGAAGATGAAGGATTAGAAGCGCAGGAAATAGCTGCGTTGCTCCGTGAAAAAGCTGATCATGTAAAAGGTTATGTATGCATCGGAAGTCTGGAACAACTAAGAAAAGGCGGTAGATTATCCGGTGCAAGCTTCCTTGTCGGTAATCTTCTGCAGATCAAACCCATTCTTACCTTTGACGATGGTTCACTCGTACCCTTCGAAAAGATCAGGACTTTAAAAAAGGCAGAATCTCGCGTTCTCGCATTATTTGAAGAAGCTGCACTAAATAAGGGTGCTTATGGTGTTAGTGTCGTATACAGCGGCTCCTCAGAAAAAGCGGAGGACTGGCTTCACTTATTAAAAGAGAAATATCCTCACATTTCATTCAATCTTGGACAGCTGAGTCCTGCAATCGGTGTCCACGTCGGTGCAGGCACGCTCGGCATCCTCTGGTTTGAAGAATAG
- a CDS encoding YtxH domain-containing protein, with the protein MPNYTNTTTTTAEPVFTHSDFQTRDTADTNVSKKSNASGFATGLVVGGLVGAAAALLYAPKNGNEFRNDLRDSSIKLKERTQQMKDETMLKAKLGTMDAKDTVASIKEKSGNLSLSARQKLQEAKNTASEVKSETKTAIAEAKQEAEKDKYQTNPNTQTKAVVTPRTLSSTDTQQKTGTDSTYEKKQTDINN; encoded by the coding sequence ATGCCTAACTATACAAATACAACAACGACTACTGCGGAACCGGTTTTTACACATTCCGATTTCCAAACACGAGATACTGCTGATACGAACGTTAGCAAGAAAAGTAATGCCTCTGGTTTTGCTACAGGTTTAGTAGTGGGAGGTCTTGTAGGAGCTGCGGCAGCTCTATTATATGCGCCTAAAAACGGGAATGAATTTAGAAACGATCTTCGTGATTCGTCTATTAAATTAAAAGAACGCACCCAACAGATGAAAGACGAAACCATGTTAAAAGCGAAACTTGGGACGATGGATGCAAAAGATACAGTTGCATCTATTAAAGAAAAATCTGGAAACCTTTCTCTATCTGCTCGTCAAAAGCTACAAGAAGCTAAGAATACGGCGAGCGAAGTAAAAAGTGAAACAAAAACTGCTATTGCAGAAGCCAAACAAGAGGCTGAAAAAGACAAATATCAAACCAACCCCAACACGCAAACAAAAGCTGTTGTAACACCTCGTACCCTTTCTTCAACAGATACACAGCAAAAGACAGGTACAGATTCTACCTACGAAAAAAAGCAAACAGACATAAATAATTAA
- a CDS encoding acyl-CoA thioesterase, with product MEEKFVRESRTVKSSVVLPPDTNNHGTLFGGKLMAYIDDVAAISAIRHARKNVVTASTDSVDFLQPIKEGHSVCLESFVTWTKTTSMEVFVKVISENLLSGERKVCAVSFLTFVALDEDGKPTPVPKVIPETEEEKWLHEHAPERAIARKKRREESKKLAKEFGVKKPWDPM from the coding sequence ATGGAAGAAAAGTTTGTTCGTGAATCTCGAACGGTTAAGTCCTCGGTAGTACTGCCGCCTGATACAAATAATCATGGTACGTTATTCGGAGGTAAATTGATGGCTTATATCGATGATGTTGCTGCTATATCAGCGATCCGCCATGCAAGAAAAAATGTAGTTACGGCTTCAACGGATTCCGTTGACTTTTTACAGCCCATTAAAGAAGGCCACTCCGTTTGCTTAGAATCATTTGTGACGTGGACGAAAACAACTTCAATGGAAGTTTTCGTAAAAGTGATCTCAGAGAATTTATTGTCTGGAGAACGAAAAGTTTGCGCGGTTTCTTTTCTTACATTCGTAGCATTAGATGAAGATGGAAAACCAACGCCAGTGCCAAAAGTCATACCTGAAACAGAAGAAGAAAAGTGGCTTCACGAGCATGCACCAGAAAGAGCGATTGCAAGGAAAAAGCGCAGAGAAGAAAGCAAGAAATTAGCCAAAGAGTTCGGAGTAAAAAAACCTTGGGATCCAATGTGA
- a CDS encoding DUF47 domain-containing protein: protein MFTKKKDKFMVMLTDIASNLKESAGYFHDFKINNENDLREFADHLKGLESKGDTYVHTVIMELNKVFITPIEREDILSLAMSMDDILDGIEQSSALFDIYAITNPDQYMVKFVEYIKLSAEEILLTVNLLSEKKLLDMREHAIKIKDYESKCDDLYREAQRELFATQADPIKVIKYKEMYEVLEGIADSCQNVANTIESIIMKNA from the coding sequence ATGTTTACAAAGAAAAAGGATAAGTTCATGGTCATGCTAACGGATATTGCTAGCAACTTAAAGGAGTCTGCTGGATATTTCCACGATTTTAAAATCAACAACGAGAATGATCTTCGCGAATTTGCAGACCATTTAAAAGGACTAGAATCTAAAGGTGATACTTATGTTCATACTGTTATCATGGAATTGAACAAAGTATTTATTACACCCATTGAAAGAGAAGACATCTTATCACTTGCTATGAGCATGGATGATATTTTAGACGGTATCGAGCAATCTTCTGCTTTGTTTGACATTTATGCAATTACAAACCCAGATCAATACATGGTTAAATTTGTAGAATACATTAAGTTAAGTGCAGAGGAAATTCTGCTTACTGTTAACTTACTATCAGAGAAAAAACTTCTTGATATGCGTGAACATGCAATTAAAATCAAAGATTACGAATCAAAATGTGATGATCTATACCGTGAAGCTCAACGTGAATTATTCGCAACTCAAGCAGATCCGATTAAGGTCATCAAGTACAAGGAAATGTATGAAGTGCTTGAAGGCATTGCCGACAGCTGCCAAAATGTTGCGAACACTATTGAATCCATCATTATGAAAAACGCGTAA